ATGACAAATTCTTTCCTCTAAATTGAAAGTTTGCAAAGGCATAACCTGCAAGCGTTCCTGTAATCAACTTACCAAATGTAATAAAAAATGCTATAATTGACGAATTAATAAGCATTCTTCCTAAATCAACTAATTTTAAAGCCTCTGCATAATTCTGCCAGTGAAATGTACTTGGAAATAATTTAGGTGGAAATGTATAAACCTCTGTATAAGTCATAAAACTCATACTAAACGCCAATAATATTGGAGCCATAACTATTAATGAAATAAGTATTAATATTATTTCAGATAAAATTAAATTAACTTTTTTTCTCCTTGAAATACTTGAAGCCATTAAGATCACCTCACTGATAGTGGACGGATTTTTCGACGCCTTTGAAATAGATTACTGTGATAACTCCCATAATGGCAAACATTATAACAGATTGAGCTGCGGCAGAACCATTATTTGTATAGGTAAATGCATCTAAGTATAATTTATATATCAAAGTTGTTGTAGTTCCTGAAGGTCCACCCTTTGTCATAATATCAATAATACCAAATGAAGTAAACATAGTTGTTGTAAAATTCATTATAAACAAATAAAAACTTATAGGTGATAACAATGGAAATTTAATTTTCCACATACGTTGCCAGAGATTTGCACCATCTATCATAGAAGATTCCAACAAAGAATCAGGAATCGATTGTAGTCCAGCTATATAAAAAATCAAATCAAAAGGTAACATCTTCCATATTGTTGCAAGCATTACAGCAATAAATGCATACGGCGTAGTTGTAAGCCAATCTGTATCTATACCAAAAAACTTCATAAATATATAGTTTAAATATCCAACAGTTGGAGTTAATAAAAATGACCATAATATACCAGCAATTGCTGGAGAGATTGCATACGGGGCAAAGATAAATAACCTAAAAAATCGTGTTCCAGGAATATTTTGAACTAATAATTGTGAAATTAAAAATGCTAAAAACATCGTTAAAAAAACAGTGGAAAACGAATAAATCGCAGAAGTCAACAGAGCCTTATAATACGCAGGATCTGTAAATAACTCTGTATAATTTTCCAGACCAACAAAAATACTTCGATTTCCAAAAAAAGATTCCTGATAAAAACTTAATTTAAAAGAATATGTTGCTGGCCAATAAATAAATAAAATAATTATAACAAAGGTTGGTACAAGTAATAAATATGGAGTTAATTTACTTTTCCACGACATATGAAGATTCCTCCTTCTTTAAAAAAAGGGCGGAAAACCGCCCTGGTATAATTATAACTTAAAAATTATTTATAAAGTCTGTTGTATCTCTTCAATTCTAATGTAACCTGTCTTGCGGCATCATTAAGAGCTTGTTCTACAGATTTCTTTCCATTAATTACATTTTCATATTCTGTTTCGATAACTTCTCTTGTTTTTGGGAATACACCCATAACTGCTCCATTTGTATTAACTGTCTGTTTTGATAAGAGTAATTCCATTATAGCTGTTAAGTAATTTGGATGTTCTGAATAGAATCCGCTGAACAATAATTGTTCTATAGCATCTTTTCTAACTGGGAAGTATCCTGTTTCAAGGTGCCATCTAATCTGCTGTGCTGGTTCTGTCATCCATTTTACAAATTCCCAAGCTGCATCAATTTCTTCTTTTGGATGATTCTTAAGAATCCATAATGATCCTCCACCTATAACTGATCCACCCTGTACTGATTCATCTGGTTTTGGTAAGAATGCAGTTCCAACTTCAAAACCATTTTCTTTTGCTGATTCATCAAAGAATTTAACATCTGATGTTGAGTATAATAACATACCAGCTTTTTTAGCTAAGAAAATCTGACTTGCACCATTCCAGTCTTCTCTCTTTGTATTTAATAACAAACCTTCGTCTGTCATCTTTTTGAATAAATTGAATATGTTTTTACCAGCTTGACTATTGAAAACTGCTTGTGTAGGTCTTACTCCTGCTCTACCATTTCCATTATTTACTAATGGAGCATTCTGTACAGCCATTAATTGTTCAAAGAACCATGAATGTGTTGGCCATGTTAAACCGTATCTAATAACCTTACCATTTGCATCTTTCTTCTGTAATTTTCTTGCATATTCTATTAATTCATCATATGTTCTTGGTGGTTTATCAGGATCTAATCCAACTTCCTTGAACATTGTTTTATTATAGAATAAAATAGCTGTTGATGAGTTAAATGGCATTGAATATAATTTTCCATTAACTGTATAGTAATTAGCTACCTGTTCTAAAAATGCTCCTTTATCTATAGTTGGATCTTGTTCTATTAAATCACCAATTGGAATAGCGATTCCACCATCAATCATTGCCTGTGTTCCAATATCGTATATTTGTACAATATGTGGAGCTTTTCCTGCTTTTACAGCTGCAATTGTTTTGTTGAAAGTATCAAGATATGAACCTGTGTATTGTACATTAACCTTGATATCTGGATGAGTTTTCATGAAATCGTTTGCCATGTCCTGTAATAATTCAATTCTCCACCCACTCATAGCATGCCAGAATTCGATAGTAACCTGTGCAAACATAGAAACACTTAAAATAACAACCAATAATACTGCCAGTTTTTTCATATACTTTCCCCCCTTGATAAGATGATTTCTTAATAGAAAATATCATATATACAATAAACGAATAAAAAGAAATATTAAGAAATATTAATTTGTGTTAAAGTTTTTTTACCGTATCTTTATTATACTACTTTTTTTTAAAAGAATCAAATGTTATGTGAAAAAGAAAAAATGAAAATTAATACTGTTTTTCGCACTCTTTGCGTTTTAATGTCTTTTATTATAAATTGAGAAAATACATCGGTATTATTTATTTAAATTTTTATAATACTTATAATATGGTTTTATATAAAATACCTCCTGCAAATCCATTAGATGTTCTATTATCTCATTTAATCTTTTGGTATTTTCTGTATTGTATATGTACTTTGAAGCTATTGGAAGATTTTTTTCATGAATATCTTCCTCTTTTAATATGCTTTTTAAATAGAAAGCTTCAACAGCTGTTTTAAAATCTTCATAATCAGCATTTAGATACACAGGTGTTTTCATACTTACATAGTCACTTCCATCTTTACCAAGAAATTTACCGGAAAACTTTAATGCTATACCAAATGAACCAACTACTTTATTGGTAAGATTTAATTCCTTTTTTGCAGTATGTATAGCTTCAATTATAGAATTTGCTTTTCCAGCTTTAAACAAGTTATACACAAATTCAACAAACTTATCCCTGTGCTCAGGATAAGGAAGTATCTTTTCATGTTTTATTTCCCATCTTCTTGGAATAGGAACTATTATATATCCACGAGAATTCTTCCATAATCTCTTTTCCTCTATCATTTTTTGAATTAATTCCTTTAATGAATATTTTGAATTTTTGGTAATCCACGGATTCTTTTCCTGTGCTTTTTTTACAAGATCATCCAATCTCAATGGCATAACACTGGTAGCAAGAAACCGTTCTATATATCGCATATAATTTTCTTCATATTCGCTATATTCACCATTATTAGAATAAAATTCATCACGAACCTTTTTTATTAAATTATCAACAAAATCGCTAAAAGATAAAAACCCAAAATCCCTATAATCGATCTTCATACCGGTTACTATTCTTTTTATAATATGCTCATTTACATCTTCATAATTATGTTCTTCAATAATCCTTATAACCTCTTCAACAATATCTTCAATAGAATCCTTATCCTCAATCTTTTCAGATTTTACTATATCCTCATAAGGAATAAACATATCTGCAGATAATTCCATTTCTTTTGAAGTATTTTTACTTCTACTTACAACAATAACCTCTTTTCCATATATTCGAAGTTTTTTTACAAGTGGAACAAAATCAGCATCTCCCGTTACCAGAACAAACATATCAATATGAGGCAAAGAAAACATTGTTTCAATTGCATCTATTGCAAGTTTTATATCATTGCCTTTTTTATTTTCAAAACCGTCTTCTGGCATTTCTATTAATTCAATACCATGTCTTGAAAATGAAAACATTGTTGCGGGATATTTTGACCAATGTGCATAAGCCTTTCCCCCAACAATTTTCCCCAATTCCTTTATTTTTTCAATAATCAACTCCGGATCAACCGGTTGATTTTGATAGTCCATAAAAATAAATATGCTTTTGATATTATCACCATCCCTTTTTATATCTTTTTATAATACTTTCTGCAACTCGAATGCCATCTACTGCAGAAGATGTAATTCCTCCTGCATATCCGGCACCTTCTCCTATAGGATATAACCCTTCAGTTGAAATACTTTCATAATTTTCATTTCTTTCAATTCTTACAGGAGATGAAC
This is a stretch of genomic DNA from Marinitoga piezophila KA3. It encodes these proteins:
- a CDS encoding carbohydrate ABC transporter permease, giving the protein MSWKSKLTPYLLLVPTFVIIILFIYWPATYSFKLSFYQESFFGNRSIFVGLENYTELFTDPAYYKALLTSAIYSFSTVFLTMFLAFLISQLLVQNIPGTRFFRLFIFAPYAISPAIAGILWSFLLTPTVGYLNYIFMKFFGIDTDWLTTTPYAFIAVMLATIWKMLPFDLIFYIAGLQSIPDSLLESSMIDGANLWQRMWKIKFPLLSPISFYLFIMNFTTTMFTSFGIIDIMTKGGPSGTTTTLIYKLYLDAFTYTNNGSAAAQSVIMFAIMGVITVIYFKGVEKSVHYQ
- a CDS encoding ABC transporter substrate-binding protein: MKKLAVLLVVILSVSMFAQVTIEFWHAMSGWRIELLQDMANDFMKTHPDIKVNVQYTGSYLDTFNKTIAAVKAGKAPHIVQIYDIGTQAMIDGGIAIPIGDLIEQDPTIDKGAFLEQVANYYTVNGKLYSMPFNSSTAILFYNKTMFKEVGLDPDKPPRTYDELIEYARKLQKKDANGKVIRYGLTWPTHSWFFEQLMAVQNAPLVNNGNGRAGVRPTQAVFNSQAGKNIFNLFKKMTDEGLLLNTKREDWNGASQIFLAKKAGMLLYSTSDVKFFDESAKENGFEVGTAFLPKPDESVQGGSVIGGGSLWILKNHPKEEIDAAWEFVKWMTEPAQQIRWHLETGYFPVRKDAIEQLLFSGFYSEHPNYLTAIMELLLSKQTVNTNGAVMGVFPKTREVIETEYENVINGKKSVEQALNDAARQVTLELKRYNRLYK
- a CDS encoding NYN domain-containing protein gives rise to the protein MDYQNQPVDPELIIEKIKELGKIVGGKAYAHWSKYPATMFSFSRHGIELIEMPEDGFENKKGNDIKLAIDAIETMFSLPHIDMFVLVTGDADFVPLVKKLRIYGKEVIVVSRSKNTSKEMELSADMFIPYEDIVKSEKIEDKDSIEDIVEEVIRIIEEHNYEDVNEHIIKRIVTGMKIDYRDFGFLSFSDFVDNLIKKVRDEFYSNNGEYSEYEENYMRYIERFLATSVMPLRLDDLVKKAQEKNPWITKNSKYSLKELIQKMIEEKRLWKNSRGYIIVPIPRRWEIKHEKILPYPEHRDKFVEFVYNLFKAGKANSIIEAIHTAKKELNLTNKVVGSFGIALKFSGKFLGKDGSDYVSMKTPVYLNADYEDFKTAVEAFYLKSILKEEDIHEKNLPIASKYIYNTENTKRLNEIIEHLMDLQEVFYIKPYYKYYKNLNK